A stretch of the Medicago truncatula cultivar Jemalong A17 chromosome 5, MtrunA17r5.0-ANR, whole genome shotgun sequence genome encodes the following:
- the LOC11427092 gene encoding uncharacterized protein, translated as MKLVWSPERATNSYIDTVQAITTINHLSSESGAAELVSSMAAGWNAQLIVETWSHGGVIPTSVGLSIASGHTGGRHVCIVPDEQSRSEYAKNMGEAGMSPEIIVGEPEEVMDGLVGIDFLVVDSRRKDFTRVLRLAKLSGKGAVLICKNANFISKMDSGYIWRSVVARGSRRLVRSVFLPVGKGIHMAHFSAAGGDNSVAAMKHKGRAVHNRWIKHVDQRSGDVHFIRK; from the coding sequence ATGAAACTAGTATGGTCCCCAGAGAGAGCAACAAACTCATACATCGACACAGTTCAAGCGATAACCACCATCAATCACCTTTCTAGCGAATCCGGTGCGGCGGAGCTGGTATCCTCTATGGCAGCAGGATGGAACGCTCAGCTGATAGTAGAAACATGGTCACACGGCGGAGTTATCCCAACGAGTGTTGGTTTATCCATAGCAAGCGGTCACACAGGTGGAAGACACGTGTGCATAGTTCCTGATGAACAATCAAGATCAGAGTATGCAAAAAACATGGGAGAAGCTGGTATGTCGCCGGAGATTATAGTTGGAGAACCAGAAGAAGTTATGGATGGTTTAGTAGGAATAGATTTCTTGGTTGTTGATTCTCGGAGAAAGGATTTTACAAGAGTGTTGAGGTTAGCAAAGTTGAGTGGTAAAGGTGCTGTGTTGATATGTAAAAATGCTAATTTTATTTCTAAGATGGATTCTGGTTATATATGGCGGAGCGTGGTGGCGCGGGGATCACGGCGACTTGTTCGATCGGTATTTCTTCCGGTGGGGAAGGGAATTCATATGGCACACTTCTCGGCTGCTGGTGGCGACAACTCTGTTGCGGCCATGAAGCATAAGGGACGTGCTGTTCATAATAGATGGATTAAGCATGTTGATCAACGATCAGGAGATGTCCACTTCATTAGAAAATGA